The DNA sequence TTTTTTATAAGAAGATAGAAAATTTAAAATCTTTAGCACTACTAAAAAAGTGTTAAAAGCTTTTCGATAGGCTCTTCCTCGGTCAAGATTTTTACGTAACGTATATTGTGGCGTGAGAATGTTTTGATTATTGCTTCATCATGCATCTTTCTTTGAGTAAGATAATGAACTGTACTGTGTTTACTTATATAGGTATGCTTTTTTCTTCCTGTTTTGGGATGATGCAGTATAACCTCACCTTTATGTTGGGGGAACTCCTCATCTTGATGTCGTATTATGATAGCAATTACCTCATGTCGTTGTGCAAGCAAAGAGAGATCAATTGGCTCGAGAAAATCATACAAAATAAAAAGTAGAGAGGGTTTTTCTATACGCTTAAAAAGGTCATCTGTGCAACTACAAATATCAAGAGATGCATCCATGAGCATAGCTTCATTAAGTTGTTGTGAAAAGTGCTCTATATCAAAAAGTTGTTTGGTTGGAGGTGTAGAAAATATTTTTTTTGGGGTGTAGCCAATACCAGTAAAGAGATCATTATTGTGTTGTACTGCATACCCAAGGGTAGCAACGACTTCTGTCATAATTTCTTGTTTTGCATTATCTTTGTTACAATAGACTCCTCCATCCATTAGTGTAGCGACAACGACTGAGAGCTCTTTGTTGGTATACAGTTCTTTGATGTAGGGCTTACCAAGTTTTGCAGTGATGATCCAGTTTATTTTCCGGATATCATCACCTACCTGATACTCTCTCAGTTCAACAAAATCATGCCCCTCACCACGTAGCTTAGAAAGACTGTGCCCGCTAAGTAGAGTATAGACATTTTGACGGGATTTCAGTAGAAGTGTTTTAAAATTTTGAGTCATAAGGTTCCCAAAAGTTTATTACATTATAAAGGGCGTAAAAGTTTTCATTTAAAGATAGTTTTATTGGGTCGATAAGTATCATTTTTTTTGCTTTCTTCTATGGAATTGGTAGTGTCTCTACAATTTGAGTAATAATCTCGTCACTTTTAATTCCCTTGGCTCTTGCCTCATAGCTTAGTACAATTCGGTGACGCAGTACATCATGAATAACCATACCTATGTCTGAAGGGGCAACAAAAGTATTGCCACGCAAGAAGGCTTTGGCACGAGAGGCTTTGTGGAGATCAATGGAAGCACGAGGACTAACCCCGTACATAATCTTATTTTTAAGATTTTCAAGACCAAAACGTTCAGGCTCCCTTGTAGCTGTAACAAGTTGAATCATGTAGGTTTCCAATTCAGAGTCAATGTGTATTTTTTCAAGTATATTTTGTAGTGTGTAGAGCTCTTTGATTTCAAGTACCTTTTCAACCTTTTCAAAACTTTTGGTTGCCCCTTTTCGCATAATCTCCAACTCTTGAGCTTCTGTATTGTGACTAACTACTAGTTTCATCATGAAACGATCAAGTTGTGCTTCAGGAAGAGTATAGACCCCCTCTTGCTCGATGGGATTTTGGGTTGCCATGACAAGAAATGGTTTTTCAAGAGAGAATGTTTCATCAGCAATAGTGACTTGGCGCTCCTGCATGACCTCAAGCAGTGCTGATTGTACCTTGGCAGGTGCACGGTTAATTTCATCGGCAAGGAGAAGGTGGGTAAAGAGAGGTCCTTTTTTGATACTGAAAGTGTGTCCTTTTGGATTGTATATTTGCGCACCAATAATGTCAGAAGGGAGAAGGTCTGGTGTAAACTGAATACGTTTGAAGTCTAGCCCAAGTGCTTTAGAGAGTGCGTTGATGGTTGTAGTTTTGGCAAGTCCAGGTACCCCTTCAATGAGAATATGTCCATCACTAAGTAGCCCAATGAGAAGCCCCTCTATCATCGTATCTTGTCCAATAACTGCTTTGTGAAGCTCCTCTTTGAGCCGATGTATTTTGTTTATCATAATAGCTTCTCCTTTGCCTTCTCTTTGAGTAGTTTAAGAGAGTACGATTCTTTGTTGTATAGGTCGGACTCCAATTGTTGTATAATCTCTTGAAACATGATAGGGTTGTGTGCTATCAGTAACTGGAGTAGTATTTTTCTCTCTTTGCACATATCTATTTTAGATACAAGAGGATGGCTTTTTGCTACTTTTTTTCTATGTTTCCACCTAAAGAGCCATCCAGTGGTAAATCCAGCACCAAAGACTACAAGGTATCCAAGTAAGTTTATAAGCTGATTCCAGTCTGTTGTATAGGGTGGTGGGTTATCAATATTATCTATAAGTGTCTTGGTGTTGACCTTTTCTATATCAAAATGTGTGGAGGGAATTTTTAGTAGATAACTTTGCTCTTTTTTGGGATTAAATGCTTTAATATTAATAGCAGGCAAGGTAAAACTTTGTTCTGAAGAGAGTGCCATAAAGTAAGTGATTTTACTGTAAGTCCCTTCTTTGCTATAAGAAGAGTGTATTGTTGGTTTTTCATTAAAAAGTGTAAATACCTGCGAAGAGGAGATAAGCGATTTAAGCAGAGGGGGATACCCATTTCCTTTCAGTATTACTTGAAAAGGAATAGGTTCATATGCTTTGGCATGAGTCTTCCCAAGATCATAGGAGAGAGTAAAGTCTCCTACAAGAAGGGTTTTAGGAGGCAATGGTTTTACATAGAGTGTGAGTGGTGGAAGGGAAATTTGAGTATTACACGTTTCAAGTGTTTTGGTATTATCTCTATCTCCTGAAAAGCTATAGGCAATACTCTCATCATTGGTTACACGCTTGATAAGATTAAAGTGCAGCTCAATCTTGCCACTTTTCATTGGATAGACAAGATAAAGATAGTGTGCCTTGGTGTTGTGGTAATTGTCTGTCTCTTTGGAGTCTATGCGCTTAAATATATATTCAGAAGAAGGCTTGAGGTCAAAGTTAAAAAAGAGCACGATATTGTGATTGGTCTGGTTAAGATCAATAGAGAGAACAACAGGCTCTTTGACATAAGGAGATGTAAGGTTGGCATGGGGAGTAAAGTTGAAGTCTTCTGCATTTAATAAAGTTACAAAAAATATGAGTAGAAACAGAAGACTACCAAGGTTGTATCTCACGTATGTATCCTTTATTGATAAGTTCATAAACTTTAGAGCCAAGAGGAAGTGGTTGTCTCTCTCTATCAAATTTAAGCTTTTCTTTTTGTTGCTCTTTCCCTTTGCTTTTATCTTCTCTTTGTCCGCCAGTACTAGAGCCTGAACTTATTTGCTGCTGACTATTATTTGTGCTCTTATTACTTTTATTGTATTGAGCTTTATTTTTATTTTTCTGACTACCCTGAGGTTTAGGTTGAGTAATACTGATTTGATGGTTATGATAATTTTTTAACCAAGAAATTAATGCTAAATTATAGGTAGCATCCTCCTCCTTGCCAAGCTGCAATGCCTTAGTATAATACATCTTGGCTTTATCATACGTATGCTCCATGACGTAGGTATTTGCAATATTATAGTAGAGCTTCTGCTTGAGTTTGGGTGACGTAGTTTGAATAGAGGCATAAAGTTTGCGAGCTGTTGTGTAGTCACCAAGACGATATATTGTAGTAGCAAGGGCATACCGTTGCTGCAATGAAGGTGTCTTGATGTCAAGTAAAGTTTTCTTGCTACGATTGTAGTCTTTTTGCATATAGGCATTATAGGCATTATTGAGTGCCAGACTGTCAAAAAGACTTGCTTGTAGGTTTACTCCAGCTAGAGTGACAAATAGCAGTAAGTAATATGAGGCACGAGTATGTAGCACTATAAAGAGGATAGCAGCAAGTAGCAGAGGAAGAAAGTAAAGTTCAGTATGATTTTGATAGAGCTTATTGATTAGTCTGTTGTGTCTATTCCCCTGTAGAAAACTTTTTGTAATGGCATTAGCACTTTGTTGTGGTGTACCAGAAGCAATAAGATAGGTTCCTCCTGTAGCGTTGGCAAGTGATATGAGTAGTGGATTGATACGTGAGATAACCAAATGATTTTGTTTATCTTTTAGCATTGTGCCATCATCTTTAGGAATAGTTGCCCCCTGTGTTGTTCCTAATGCCAGAATAGTTAGATGTATGTTGGTACCATTGAGTGCCCCAAGGAGTTTGTGTAGATTATGCTCTTCGCCTCCATCGGTGATGAGTAGCACTTCTCTATATTTTTGTTTAAATGAGGTAATCTTTTTGAAGAGATTCTCAAGCGATGTTCCTTTGGTTAAAATATTTTTGGGTTCAAGTGCACTTAGTGCCATATGAATGAGTTGATGATCTGTTGTTGGGGGAGAGAGTAACAGTGGATTTGTTGTGAAAGCAATAAGCATAATATTGTCTTTTGTGTTAGCCTCAAGAAGTGCATTAATGGTTTCCTTGGCATAGGTATAGCGATTTGGTTTAATATCCTGTACACGCATAGAGTAGGAGACATCCAATGCAATGAGTATATCTTGTGCTTGTATGGGTATCTCTTTGACTCCTTTTTCTAATTGTGGTCTTGAGAGCGAAAAGATAATTAGTCCTAGAATGATGAGGTGAATATATTGCTGAAGTAATCTTGGTCTGAGTAGATAAGAAAGTAATCCTAAAGGAATTAATAAAAAGAGGAACTGTGGATAAAGAAGTGTCATAAAGTCTCCTCTTTTTGTGTATAGAGTATCCACATTAATAGCAGGATACTAGCAAGTAGAAGTGGTATAAAGATAAGTAGTTTTTTATTAAGATAGTTTTCTGAACGAATTTTGCTTGGTTCAAGTTTGGAGATCTCTGTAAAAATTGCTTTGAGTGTCTCTGCATTGGATGCACTGTAGTGTTTTCCTTTAGTCTCTTTAGCAATCTTTTCTAATAATGTAGCATCATAATCCTGTTTGTTGCCTATTCCTATAGTGTAGATACGCACACCTGTTTTTTTAGCCTTTTCTACCGCCTCTTTGGGAGCATGTTCTCCTGCATTGTGATACCCATCGGTTAAAAGAATAATCACTTTATGTTTTGCATTCCCAAAGTGTAATGTTCGTAAAGATTGTATGATAGCATCACCAATGGCAGTGCTCTCGCCAGCAATACCCACATTGGTCATATCGAGCAGGTAAGAGAGTGCTTCAAGATCATATGTTAGAGGGGAAGCGGTATAGGCAAATGTACCAAAGATAACCACCCCTATATTATCATCGAAGCGCTCCTGGACAAAGGTTTTAGCAAGTGAAATAGTTGTTGCATACTTGGTTCTAAAGTATCTTTCTGTGCCAAAATTGCTTTGAGCCATTGAGCCACTTGCGTCAATGGCAAGTATAAGATCTCGACCCCTTTTGTGGTTATTCTCTTTACTTTCATAAATAAAAGGTTCAGAAAGACCAATAATCATTAGTGTAAAAATGAGTATCTTAAACCATGTCTCCCAAGAAAAAAATGGGTGCTCTTTTCCAAGCCACTCAGGCTTAGAAAAGTAGAAAATCCTCTTGTGTGTACGACACCACAATAGGCATGGAATCAGTAATAAAAAAAGTAAAAACCAAGGAGAGCCAAATGTGAAATGCATAAATGATTTTAGCATTTCACTGTTGAGTTTACGATATAATAACTCTAATTTTTAATACATACTGGTCATATAAAGAGAGAGAATGATGCAGCTACAGCCCTACAAGAAATGGTAACCATGGTGTTTGCATATGCAATAGCACTTACTGGCGGGATTGCAACAGGTAAAAGCTTGGTAGCCAAAATGTTTGAGGCTGATAGCTATAGGGTTATTGATGCAGATAAGATTGCCCATGCAATACTTGAAACACAACAGAGTAAGATTATTGAAATGTTTGGTGCGCAGATGGTTGTAAATGGCAAAGTTGATCGCAAGACTCTCGGTACTGTGATTTTTGCTAATCCGTTACAACGAAAGAGGCTTGAACAACTTCTTCATCCACTTATTTATAAAGCTATAGAGACAGAGGCAAGTGTAGAAGATATCAAGGAAAAGCCCTATATTATTGATATTCCACTTTTTTTTGAGAGAAAACGTTATCCTATTCATAAGTCATTGGTGGTTTATGCTCCGCAGCAGATACAAATTATCCGTATTATGCAACGTGATGGTCTAGACAGAGATGCAGCACTTAAACGGATTGCTTCACAGATAGATATTGAAAAGAAGCGATATATGGGTAATTTTATCATTGATAACAGTAGAGACAAAAATCAACTTAAAATAGAGTACAAACGTATCAAAGAAGCGATTGAAAAGGAGTTTGTATGACTGTAACTAAATATTCGGCAAGTGGGAATGATTTCATTATATTGATTGCACAAGAGAAAGAGGATCGCTCAGATCTTGCCAAAAAACTTTGTCATCGCCAAAATGGTGTAGGTGCAGACGGCATGGTAGTTGTTCTCCCCCATCCTGAATATGATTTTGAGTGGGAATTTTACAATGCTGATGGCTCTTATGCAACAATGTGTGGCAATGCCAGTCGTGCAGTAGCACACTTTGCGCATGAAAAGGGTATTTGCAAAAATGATAAAGCAGAGTTTTTGACTGGTGCAGGGGTCATTCGTGCAACTATTAATGGACTTTATGTGGTTAGTGATATGGTTAAATCTGATATTATTCAGACAGATATTATAGAGGATGGTGAAACTTGGTGGCTAATTGACTCAGGTGTGCCACATATGGTGACGCTTAGGGATGATATTGAAGAATTTAATCTTGAAAAAGCACGGCAATTACGACAAAAGTACAATGCTAATATTAATATCTGTAAAGTGGTAGATAATACCTTATATATTCGTACCTATGAACGCGGCGTAGAAGATGAAACGTTGGCATGCGGTACAGGCATGGTTGCCTGTTTTATTCGAAATTACCAAGAAAGTAGTGTATCTGATATGGTTACAGTGTACCCAAAGAGTGGTGATGAAATTTACGTAAGTTATGAAGAAGGAGTTTATCGT is a window from the Sulfurovum sp. genome containing:
- a CDS encoding DUF58 domain-containing protein, producing the protein MTQNFKTLLLKSRQNVYTLLSGHSLSKLRGEGHDFVELREYQVGDDIRKINWIITAKLGKPYIKELYTNKELSVVVATLMDGGVYCNKDNAKQEIMTEVVATLGYAVQHNNDLFTGIGYTPKKIFSTPPTKQLFDIEHFSQQLNEAMLMDASLDICSCTDDLFKRIEKPSLLFILYDFLEPIDLSLLAQRHEVIAIIIRHQDEEFPQHKGEVILHHPKTGRKKHTYISKHSTVHYLTQRKMHDEAIIKTFSRHNIRYVKILTEEEPIEKLLTLF
- a CDS encoding MoxR family ATPase; the encoded protein is MINKIHRLKEELHKAVIGQDTMIEGLLIGLLSDGHILIEGVPGLAKTTTINALSKALGLDFKRIQFTPDLLPSDIIGAQIYNPKGHTFSIKKGPLFTHLLLADEINRAPAKVQSALLEVMQERQVTIADETFSLEKPFLVMATQNPIEQEGVYTLPEAQLDRFMMKLVVSHNTEAQELEIMRKGATKSFEKVEKVLEIKELYTLQNILEKIHIDSELETYMIQLVTATREPERFGLENLKNKIMYGVSPRASIDLHKASRAKAFLRGNTFVAPSDIGMVIHDVLRHRIVLSYEARAKGIKSDEIITQIVETLPIP
- a CDS encoding VWA domain-containing protein — protein: MTLLYPQFLFLLIPLGLLSYLLRPRLLQQYIHLIILGLIIFSLSRPQLEKGVKEIPIQAQDILIALDVSYSMRVQDIKPNRYTYAKETINALLEANTKDNIMLIAFTTNPLLLSPPTTDHQLIHMALSALEPKNILTKGTSLENLFKKITSFKQKYREVLLITDGGEEHNLHKLLGALNGTNIHLTILALGTTQGATIPKDDGTMLKDKQNHLVISRINPLLISLANATGGTYLIASGTPQQSANAITKSFLQGNRHNRLINKLYQNHTELYFLPLLLAAILFIVLHTRASYYLLLFVTLAGVNLQASLFDSLALNNAYNAYMQKDYNRSKKTLLDIKTPSLQQRYALATTIYRLGDYTTARKLYASIQTTSPKLKQKLYYNIANTYVMEHTYDKAKMYYTKALQLGKEEDATYNLALISWLKNYHNHQISITQPKPQGSQKNKNKAQYNKSNKSTNNSQQQISSGSSTGGQREDKSKGKEQQKEKLKFDRERQPLPLGSKVYELINKGYIREIQPW
- a CDS encoding VWA domain-containing protein, producing the protein MHFTFGSPWFLLFLLLIPCLLWCRTHKRIFYFSKPEWLGKEHPFFSWETWFKILIFTLMIIGLSEPFIYESKENNHKRGRDLILAIDASGSMAQSNFGTERYFRTKYATTISLAKTFVQERFDDNIGVVIFGTFAYTASPLTYDLEALSYLLDMTNVGIAGESTAIGDAIIQSLRTLHFGNAKHKVIILLTDGYHNAGEHAPKEAVEKAKKTGVRIYTIGIGNKQDYDATLLEKIAKETKGKHYSASNAETLKAIFTEISKLEPSKIRSENYLNKKLLIFIPLLLASILLLMWILYTQKEETL
- the coaE gene encoding dephospho-CoA kinase (Dephospho-CoA kinase (CoaE) performs the final step in coenzyme A biosynthesis.), whose amino-acid sequence is MVFAYAIALTGGIATGKSLVAKMFEADSYRVIDADKIAHAILETQQSKIIEMFGAQMVVNGKVDRKTLGTVIFANPLQRKRLEQLLHPLIYKAIETEASVEDIKEKPYIIDIPLFFERKRYPIHKSLVVYAPQQIQIIRIMQRDGLDRDAALKRIASQIDIEKKRYMGNFIIDNSRDKNQLKIEYKRIKEAIEKEFV
- the dapF gene encoding diaminopimelate epimerase, which encodes MTVTKYSASGNDFIILIAQEKEDRSDLAKKLCHRQNGVGADGMVVVLPHPEYDFEWEFYNADGSYATMCGNASRAVAHFAHEKGICKNDKAEFLTGAGVIRATINGLYVVSDMVKSDIIQTDIIEDGETWWLIDSGVPHMVTLRDDIEEFNLEKARQLRQKYNANINICKVVDNTLYIRTYERGVEDETLACGTGMVACFIRNYQESSVSDMVTVYPKSGDEIYVSYEEGVYRFGGKVIKTFIAETLI